Below is a window of Pseudomonadota bacterium DNA.
TTGAAGTTCTGCAGCACCACTTCCGTGGTGTACACTTCCTGACCTTCTTTGTTGGTCCATTTGCGCGTTTGCAGCTGGCCTTCGATGTAAACTTTCGAGCCCTTGCGCAGATAGTCCTTGGCGATGCGCGTCAGGTTGTCGTTGAAAATCACCACGCGGTGCCATTCGGTTTTTTCCTTGCGCTCGCCGCTGGATTTATCTTTCCAGCTTTCGGAGGTCGCGATCGTCAGGTTGCAGATTTCGCGCCCATCTTGCGTCGCGCGGGTTTCGGGGTCCTTGCCCAGGTTGCCCACCAGAATTACCTTATTGATCGAACCAGCCATGTCGCGCTCCTTTTTGTTGAGCGGGCATCATACGGGCCGCCTTGCGCGCTTTGCAACTACGAAACGCCAAGGATTCACAGGACACATCACTTTTAAGCCGTCACCCCGTCGAACGACGGGGTCCACCTGTTCTGATGGCCACGATAGAGCCCGTCATGCGACGGGGTGACAATCACAGATTCTGCCACTCCCGCCTTGACTAGTCACCCCATCCGCCCATATAAGCGTTCTCCCTCAAAAGTTGGAAGCAGGCACCATGACCCAAGACATGATCTCCATCCGCGGCGCGAAACAGCATAACCTGAAAAATGTTGATCTCGACCTGCCGAAAAACAAACTTGTCGTCATCACCGGCCTGTCGGGCTCGGGCAAGTCCTCGCTCGCCTTTGACACGCTCTATGCCGAGGGCCAGCGCCGTTATGTGGAGTCGCTCAGCGCCTATGCACGCCAGTTCCTCAACATTCACGACAAGCCGGATGTGGAGTCCATCGAGGGCCTGTCGCCGGCCATCGCTATCGACCAGAAAACCACCTCGCGCAACCCGCGCTCGACGGTCGGCACCGTCACCGAGATTTACGATTACCTGCGCCTGCTCTATGCCCGCGCCGGGATTCCCTATTCGCCCGCCACTGGCCTGCCGATTGAATCGCAAACCATCACCCAGATGGTGGATGGCATCAAAGCCCTGCCCGAAGGCACCAAGTTGATGCTGCTCGCGCCCATTTCGCGCGGCCAGAAAGGCGAGCACCGCAAGGAGCTGATCTCGATGAGCAAGCGCGGCTTCACCCGCGTTAAAATCGATGGCGAGCTGCATGAAATGGCCGACCTGCCAACGCTCGATAAAAACAAGAAACACGACATTTCCATCGTCGTCGACCGCATCAAAGTGTCGAGCGAACTGGGCAACCGCTTGGCCGATTCCATCGAAACCGTGCTTGGCATTTCGGACGGGCTACTGCAGGTGGAAATTGTGGAGCTGCCAGAAGCCGCACCCGCCAAAAAGAAAGCGGATAAAGCCGAGAAACCGGCCTACACCAACGGCCAGATCATCACCTTCAGCAGCAAATTCGCCTGCCCGGTTTCGGGCTTCACGCTGGCGGAAATCGAGCCGCGGATTTTCTCGTTCAACAGCCCGTTTGGCGCCTGCCCCACCTGCGATGGCCTCGGCACGCAGATGTATTTCGACGAAGCACTCATCGTGCCGGATGCCAACCTTTCCCTCGCGCAAGGCGCCATCGCGCCATGGGCTTCGGGCCATGCGAAATTCTACCAGCAGGCGCTGGAAGGCATCGCCCGCCACTATAAATTCAGCCTCGGCACCCCTTTCCGCGAACTGAGCGAAGATTTCCAAAACAAAGTCCTCCACGGCACCGGCGAGGAAGCGGTCAAAATCGCGTATTTCGACGGCGTGCGCACCT
It encodes the following:
- the ssb gene encoding single-stranded DNA-binding protein produces the protein MAGSINKVILVGNLGKDPETRATQDGREICNLTIATSESWKDKSSGERKEKTEWHRVVIFNDNLTRIAKDYLRKGSKVYIEGQLQTRKWTNKEGQEVYTTEVVLQNFNGNLTLLDSKSGGESRGGNDGYNQDRSYGNSSPAPQRARVAEVELDDEIPF